The Arthrobacter woluwensis genome segment TGGGGCGCGTGTTGCGGGACCGCGCCCCACAGGTCACCACCAGTCCGCAACCCCTACCAAGTTCTCTGCCCGCAGAGGCACCCATGTCTGAAATCAAGATCACCGACGACACCACCACCATCCCGGAAGGTGTCAAGAAGCCCCAGGATCGCAAGCCCAGGGTCAACAAGGACGGCACAAAGACCGTCACTGTGCATGGTCAGGAGTACACCATCGCGGCCGACGCACTCGATGACTTCGAACTTCTCGACGACCTGGACTCCCTCGATGAGGGTGAGGTGCAGCGGCTCCCCCGGATCCTGCGCCGGCTGCTTGGCAAGGAGTCATTCAAACGGCGCTCGAATCGGTTAGGGACCCCGAGACGGGGCGGGTCTCCGTGGAAGCTGGCAGTGAACTGGTCCAGGACCTCATCAAGGAACTGGCCCCAAACTCCTAACGCTCGCCGCTCTCCTTCGGGAGTTCGGCGGGCAGTTGCGGGCCGACTTCTTGCGATACTACGGCTCCGTCTCACCCGCACCGGCAGGGTTCCCGGCTTCCACCTCTGGGAGGTTGCCGATTTCGCTGAACATCTCCCTGACGATTCGGCGACCAAGCGGGCGCTCGGACAAGGCTGGACGCTTCTCGAACAACTTACTGCCTTGATAGCAGACCGCTTGGCAGTCCTGGCATGGCAGAAGACCGCTGACGGCAGAAGGGCAAACGCCCACCCAAGCCCATTCCGCGCCCAGGGTTCGAGGACAAGACCACCACGACGTTCAAGGGCAAACCCATGAGCCTCGAACAGGCCGAGAAGTGGAAACAGGCTCGGCGTGCACCGCAACCCCCACCGGGAAGTTGCTCACACCACCAAGGCCGGCGTGGTCAAGTTCGTCACCGAACGACAAGTCGCCTATTACAACAGAAACCGCTAGCCCCTGCACCGTCCTGGTGCGGGGCTAGCCGCATTCCAGGAGGCCCCATGTCTGAACTGGCGACGCCTATGTCAACATCGTCGCCTCCTCCAAGGGCCTTGGCAAGAGCATCGTCAACGACCTAACTGGGGCAGCAGACGCGGGCAGCGCGGCCGCTGGCAAGCGCGGCGGAAGCTCGTTCGGCGCTGCATTCGCCGGTATCGCCGGCAAGGTCCTCGCCGTCGCTGGACCTGCAATGGTTGCAGGCTGGCAGTCAAAGGCGGGATCTCTCGAGCACTGAACATCGAGGACGCGCAGGCCAAACTCACCGGGCTGGGCCACTCCACCAGTCGTAACGAAGATCATGAACAATGCCATGGCCGCAGTGAAGGGCACGGCGTTCGGCATGGGTGACGCGGCCACCGTGGCTGCTGGCGTGGTCGCTGCTGGGGTGAAACCCGGCCAAGACCTTGAACGGACCCTGAAGCTCGTGGCGACTCGGCCACCATTGCGGGTGTCGGCATGGGTGAGATGGGAGCGATCTTCAACAAGGTCGCCGCGTCGAACAAGATCCAGGCGATGTCATCGCCCAGCTGAACGACGCTGGCATTCCGATTGTCCAGCTCTTGGGCAAGAACTGGGTAAGACCTCCGACGAGGTGTACGACTCGCCTCCAAGGCAGATCGACTTCGCGACCTTCCAAAACGCCATGGAGAAGGGCCTCGGCGGTGCAGCCCTGAAGTCCGGAGAGACCTTCCGTGGCTCGATGGCGAACCTCAAAGCAGCCCTCGACGCGTCGGCGAAACCGTCATGCTCCCTTTCTTGAGCGCAGCCAAGGACGGGATGAACGGGCTTATTCCGATCATCGATGGCGTAAACAAGAAGCTCAAGCCAGTCTTCGCAAACGTCATGAAGGGCTACGACGCCCTGATTGGCGGCTGGCAGAACGCAAATGCTCAGGTCAATGCCACCGGTTTTGTGGGAACGTTCCTCCGAATCGGCGCGGGAGCACGCAAGGCGTTCGACGAAGTCAAGGTGGGATCACGGCGATGGTCGCCGCCTACCAAGCGGGCGGCTCAGATGTGACGTCAACCGGGTTCGCTGGGGTGCTCGAGCGCGTCGGCCTTTTTGCGCGTAGCGCTGTCGGATCAGTCCAGGCCTTCTTCGCTGCCTTCAAGGCAGGTGGAGATGACGTCACGTCGTCCGGGTTCTCCGGGTTCATGGAGCGCCTTGGACTCGCGGCGGCATCGGCAGTGGCCTTCGTGCGTGAGAACGCCTCCGCGTTCAAGGCAGTTGCGGCAGCAATTGGCGCTAGCGCGATAGCTTTCAAAGTCCTCACAACCGCAACTTCGGTGTACACCGCGGTGACTAAGGGGCAGCAATTGCAGCGGCCTCTTCACGAAGGTCCTGAAAACCAATCCGTTCGTCACTATTCTGTCTGCCCTCGTTGGCGTCGGGACGGCACTGGCATACTTCTTCACCCAAACCGATGCTGGACGTGCGTTGTGGGCACAGATTTCGGCTCAGTTCCAGGCCTTCTCGCCCGTAATCAGCGCATGGCGACTGCTTTCCAGCCTCTTGGGCGGCATTCGCTCAACTGGGCGCGCAACTGGCATCGCAGCTGGCTCCCGTACTCGCACAGCTCGTTTCGACCCTGCTACCGGCGGTCGTCCAGATCTTCCAAGTTATCGGCCCGGCGGTGATGCAGGTTCTTGCTGCTCTGATGCCGCTGGTGTCAGCTCTGGTATCGGCGCTTGTTCCGGTGATCACGATGTTGGTTTCAACGGTCCTGCCGCCCGTGATCTCGCTGTTCACGGCGATCGTGTCCGCGATAACCCCACTGATCAATATCCTCTTGGCCGTTTTGATCCCCGTCATCCAGGCCTCATGCCGGTAGTGACGACGTGTTCGGCGCGATAGCCAACGTCATCACATCGGTCATGCAGATCGTTCAGGGTGTGATCCAGGTAGTCACTGGCATCATCTCGGGCAACTGGTCCCAGGTGTGGCAAGGATCCAGAACATTTTCAAGGGCATCTGGAACACCATCGGTCCATCGTCACGGTGCTATCAGCATTGTCCGGACCGTGATTAGTAGTGGCCTTCACTGATCGGGTCGCTGTGGTCTTCAGCCTGGAACGCATCAAGTCGTTCTTCACCGGGCTCTGGTCGAACATCACGGGTGCGATCTCGTCCGGGATCAACAACGTGGTCTCGTTCTCCGTGACCTCCCTGGCAAGATCCTCGGCGCGCTCTCCGGTCTGACGGGCTCCCTCGTCCAGATCGGTCGAGACATGATCCAGGGTCTTCTCAACGGTGCCGGCAGCCTCCTGTCCAGCATTGGCAGCTTCTTCCTCAACCAGCTCCCCGGCTGGATCGTCGGGCCGTTCAAAGCGGCCCTGGGATCCACTCACCGTCGCGAGTGTTCCGGCAGTTCGGTGAGTTCATCGTTCAGGCCTTGCCGGTGGGTGAAGAAGGCCGGGCCGCAGGCAACGGCAGCCATTACCGCTGTGGCACGGAAGGTCACCTCTGAGGCCACGAAGCACTTCACAAAGGCTGACCAGCTCCGCAAGGCCGCCTCGTCGCTGATGAGCCGTGCCGCTCAGGTCTCCGGGTGAAGGCCCGACCCTGGGAAGGACGCGAAGGCTAACGCGAAGAAGATGACCGCCTACTACGCGGCGATCTCGAAGCGGAATAAGCAGGTCGCGTCCCTGGTCGCTCAGGGCCGGCAGAAGCTTGCCGAGGCCAACCGGGAAACGTCTCTGGGGCGGACGTTGGATGCGACGTCGCGGATGATCAGCGCCAGCAACGCGCAGATCTCCAAACTCACCACCCAGCGCGCCAGCATCGCGTCCGTCTGAAGACAGCGCAGAAGAGCCTTTCGGATGCGGTCAAGACCGGACAAGGCGGCCAGTGACGCGGCTGAGAAGTTCCGGGACGAGTTCAACCTGGGGACCTTGCCGGGCGTAGCGCTCAGGCATTGTGGCGGCTGCGAAGAAGACCGTAGGCAGCGTCCAAGGGTTCAAGGGCCAACTCGACAAGCTGCGGTCCATGGGCCTTGATTCCAGTCTGCTCGCGCAGATCGTGAGCTTGGCACCGGTAAGGCGGCTCCATCGCTAAGTCCCTCATCGCCGGGGCAAGGTCTTGTCGGTCAGCTCAACGGGCAGTGGAAACAGCTCGGTTCGGTGTCCCAGTCCGCGGGCATGTCGTTGGCGAATGGATGTACGGGCGGGGATCGCCGCGCAGCAGGGTCTTGTGAACGGGCTGTCCGGGAACCTCAAGGCCGTGGATGCGGCGATCAAGAAGGTCACCGACCGGATGACCTCGCAGGTGAAGAAGAACCTCGGGATCCACTCACCGTCGCGGGTGTTCCGGTATGAGGTCGGGCGGCAGGTCCCTGCTGGCCTGGCGCTTGGTGTCCGGGACGGTACGGGCTGGTGTCCCGTGCTGTGGATTCCCTGGTGCAGATCCCCAGCGCCGTCGCTTCCCAGCCCTACCGGCCAGCCTCCTACGTGCCCGCTCCTGGAAGTCACGGACGGTGGGCCGATGGGCGGACCCCCGTGAAGATCGACATCCACGAAACCGCAAACCCGCGCGCTACCGCTCTTGAGACGGCGCGTCGATTGGAGGGTCTGTGACCGACATCGTAACGGCCACCATCGGCGGGCGAACGTTCGGCGGGTCAGGGCTCTACCTTGACCCGGCGGACACCGTCGGCGGGTCCTCACAGCACCCATCGAAGGATGGGGTAACCCGGGAACACGCGGGACGTGAACCCGTGGCCCGACCGCGACGGGCCTGGTCTGACCCGGCCTACTACGACGGCGCGAACTACGTCCTCCGGGGCGTCCTCGTGGTCCCGTCGTTCGCCCGTGCGGCGCTCGTGCGGGACCAGTTCGTCGCCGCCCTGCCCATGAAGGTCTACAAGCCCCTGATCGTCGCTGAAGCGGAACTGACCCGGTACGCGATGGTCCGTGTCGTGGGAACGCCGGAGGTGGTGTGGGACGGGTCGAGACGATCAGCGTGAACGTGCAGTTCGTCGCCACGGACCACCGCCGATTCGCCGGGACCGGACCGAACGACATCAGCGGCTCCGGGGTCGCCAGGCTCCCCATCACCGATGGGGCCTGGTCATCCCGCCCACCACTGTCGCGGACACCAACTGGTCCAACAACCCGTCCTTCGAGGTAGACACCTCTGGCTGGGTCGGTGTCGGTGGAGCCCTGACGCGGGAGACCGTATCCCCTCCGGCGTGGATCGTCGGCACGGCCTGGGCAGACTCACCACCGGTTCCGGGGCAACCCGACCCGGCGTCCTGGCCGCATCATCCACGGACCAGCGGGTGAACCTCTCCCCCGGGACTGGGCGGCGGTGTCGATGCTGATGGCCAACGATTCCGGCTACACCAGCCAGATCGGGATCCGCTTCTTCGACTCCACCAACACCCGTATCAGTGAGTCCATGAGCGCCCCCACCAACAACACCGGGGGCAGGGTCACACACTCGGCACAGGCCCCGGCAGGCACAATCTACGCCCAGCCAGTGCCCTACCTGTACAACGGCGGAACCGTCATCCCCTCCGGCGTGAAGCTGGACTTCGACGCCGTCAAGATCAGCGCCGCTGCTACCCAGTCCGCTGCGGTCGCCTTTGCCGGGGACTACTTCGATGGCGGCTCCGCACCCTCCGGCGGGTACACGTTCCGGTACACGTCCACAGCGGGAAAGAGCACCTCGGAGAAGGTTCAGCTCGCCGGTTTGACCGTGCCGTTCGCGATCACCGCGACCGTGACGAACAACGCCGTCACGGTCGGATCCTCCGGCACCGGGACTCCCCGGGTCGTGGTGACCATCGCCGCCGTGAACACGCATCTGACCAACCCTCAGATCACCGATGACCTCGGCAACCGCATGACGTTCAACCTCGTCCTGACCGTGGGCAGTTCCTCGTGATCGACCTGGACAAGAAAACGATCCTGCTGAACGGCACCGCCTCACGGCGCACCGCCCTACGAGGATCGTGGATCAACCCCCGCCGGGCATGACCCTCACCTTCAACGCTGAGGGTTCCTCTCCACCAACCAGGCCACCGCCACCGTGGCCTGGACTGACACCTGGAATTAGGAGGGCCTACTGTGCCTCTTGACGCAATCGACCCCAGCTTCATCAACGCGCCCTCCCCCGCTGGCCCTCCCCTCTACACGGAGAGTCCCTGCGCCGTGACATCGGCGGGCTCCTGGCCCCCGGTGCCGCGGTGGGGACCAGCCGCAGCGGTGTCCTTGACGCCCGCGCCTGGCGATCACCCTCTCGGGCAACAATGTCCTGGCAACGGCAGGCCGGCAGCGGTCGCGTCCAGTACGGGAGCGTACCTCACCGGACTGGCCACTTCAGCCACCGTTGACCCCCTGGTCGCAGCGGATGCGAACAACCCCCGCCGTGACCGGGTGATCCTTCAGGTCTGGGACCCCAGCAACCCGCAGAATGACGGCACCAGCGGCGGGACGAACCGTAAGGGTGTCGTCCGGATACTCACCGGGGACCCGGACCCGCTCGCCACCACGGGCGGCGGGTGAAGCCCGAACCAGGTCTGGCCCTGACTCTGGCGTTCATCGACGTCCCCAAGGCCGGAAGCGGCTCCCCCGTGGTAACCGATCAGCGGCCAATCACCGCAGCAGCGGGAGCACCGATCCCGGTCAACAGCCTGGCCGAGGCCCGCGCCCTGCCAAGGTGCGCGGCCTGCAGAGGCTCCGCATGGACCTTCCCGGGTTCCCCACGCAGGTCTACAACGGCACCGTCTGGACCCATGTCGGACCGTGGAAGCGCACCACCTTCACCGTCAATTCCACGAACATCCCCACCTCGGCCAGTGATGGCACCGGCTCCCGTGCCGTGGCGACCATGTCGATGAACGCGGAAGCCTACGACCGGCGCATGAAGGTCTTCGTCCAGACCAGCGTGAACTCGGGTGCCATCGCCTCCGGGATCAGCCGGTGGGATGTGTGCGCATCCCTCATGCAGTCCCAGGCATCCAACGCCCAGACCCGCTCCCCGCTGTGCTGGACAGCCCCCGGCAACTACCTGATGAGCAGCTACATCGAAACCGAAGAGATCATCGTCCCGGCAAACTCCCTGCCCATCCGCGCTTCTGGGTGGACAAGGTCACCGGCAACGTCTTCACGGGCGTGTCCGTGGATCCGAAGATCACGAAGTTCTGGGTTGAGGAATGCCCCGCTGACGAAGCCTAGGAGGTGCCGTGAGGTTCATCATCTGTGACCTGATCACCGGCACCGTCCTAGACGAAGCGCCCCTGGTCATCGCGGAGGACCTGACCCGCCAGCTCAAGGGCGTGGGCGAGGGCAAGTTCTTCGCCCCGTTCTTCGACGGGGAAGGCCGCCTCTACAAGAACCGGTACTGGGAGAAGCTGATCGTTCCGTGGAAGTCCCTCATCCTCGTCACCGACGAGGATGGCCGGATCATCTGGCACGGGATCCCCAACAGCACCGCCACACCAGGTATCAACGGTCAGGAAATCCCCTGCAGACCGTGGAGGAATACCTTCTGCGCCGGTACATGCCCACCGCCGAGTTCCTTGACGTCGACCAGGCCAACATCTTCGCCGCCATGATCAACGCCGCGAACGTCAACGGCATCGGCCTCGAGGTGGACGCCCCACTGACGGGGGTGATCTTGGAACGCCTCTATCAGACGCGGAGAACACCAGGATCGGGACCGTCTCACGGAACTGTCCAACGCTTCCCCCGGCTTCGACTGGATGATTGATATCCAATGGGCCGACGCCGCCCAGTCGCGGGTGCGGAAGATCGCACGGATGCGCCCCACCATGGGCAACCGCACCACCACCCCGGAGCACGCGTTCATCTCCGGGGTGAACATCACCGACGCCACCCCAGAGACCCGGTGGGCCAGGGAGACGCCGCGACCCTCGTCACCGCAGTCGGCGACGTGAAGGCGAATCCCGGCTGATCTCCGCACCCGGGATCGACACCATCCGGAAGCCGCTGGATGGCCACCCTGGAAGAACGCCGCAACTTCTCCGGCGTGGACAGCGAAGAAACCATCGCCGCCCACATGGCCCGCATGAAGCAAGCGTTCTTCGGCGGCCAGACCCTCGTGACTCTTGAAGCGAAGATCCCCGGCGACGGGACTACTACACCGGCCGGCGGACCTGACCTGGGCGATACCGCACAGTCAACGTCCGCGTCGGGCAAACCCCGTCGACCTGGACGAGTTCCCATCGAGCTTGATGCTGTCTGGCCTGTCATCGGTACTCCCTGAGCCAGGACATGAAGACCTGGAAGCCGACCCTTGCCGACCTGACAGGAGTGACATTGGTGCCAGTGGATAACAGCTTCATCCCCCGCCCCTTCGGTGTCACCGACGCGGAACCGGTCATGAGCTGGCACGGAAGCAGCAGGCCCTTGCGGCCAACCGAACAGCTCATCCACCATCCCGCCAGGTGCACACTCCGCTCGAAGCGGCGTCCTCGTCCCCGGCGGGCAGATCAGCGTGACCGGGGGCGGCAACATCTCCACCACCGCCGACGGCATCGACCGCTATACCAACCACCAATCAAGGTCAGCACCAGTCTGGGCAACCGGAAGTGATCGAACCTG includes the following:
- a CDS encoding DUF5361 domain-containing protein codes for the protein MSEIKITDDTTTIPEGVKKPQDRKPRVNKDGTKTVTVHGQEYTIAADALDDFELLDDLDSLDEGEVQRLPRILRRLLGKESFKRRSNRLGTPRRGGSPWKLAVNWSRTSSRNWPQTPNARRSPSGVRRAVAGRLLAILRLRLTRTGRVPGFHLWEVADFAEHLPDDSATKRALGQGWTLLEQLTALIADRLAVLAWQKTADGRRANAHPSPFRAQGSRTRPPRRSRANP
- a CDS encoding phage tail protein; the protein is MDVRAGIAAQQGLVNGLSGNLKAVDAAIKKVTDRMTSQVKKNLGIHSPSRVFRYEVGRQVPAGLALGVRDGTGWCPVLWIPWCRSPAPSLPSPTGQPPTCPLLEVTDGGPMGGPP